The following are encoded together in the uncultured Sphaerochaeta sp. genome:
- a CDS encoding nitrilase-related carbon-nitrogen hydrolase, which translates to MESYKTATVQFQHIPSNKEANLEIIAAYVDEARKSGVRLIAFPEMCITGYWHVRNLSREEIQVLAEPVPNGPSTQKLVNLATKTKMTIGAGLIELAENGALYLMCTIQHLCGCAQ; encoded by the coding sequence ATGGAATCGTACAAAACAGCGACAGTTCAGTTCCAGCATATACCTAGCAATAAAGAGGCTAATCTGGAAATCATTGCTGCTTATGTTGATGAAGCCAGGAAATCTGGGGTAAGGCTCATTGCATTCCCAGAGATGTGCATCACCGGCTACTGGCATGTGAGAAACCTAAGCAGAGAGGAAATCCAGGTCCTTGCAGAGCCGGTTCCTAATGGTCCTTCCACCCAGAAGCTTGTGAATCTGGCAACAAAAACCAAGATGACCATCGGAGCAGGACTCATTGAATTGGCTGAAAATGGAGCACTATACCTTATGTGCACTATACAACACTTATGTGGTTGCGCTCAGTGA
- a CDS encoding nitrilase-related carbon-nitrogen hydrolase, translating into MVALSDGTVHKHRKLHTFISAHMESGGSYTVFDTPEGVRIGILICYDNNIIENARMTSLLGAEILLAPHQTGGCNSASPKGMKTIDPQLWEERETREDELLAEFQGPKGRGWLMRWLPSRAHDNGMFLLFSNGVGRDDDEVRTGNAMILDPYGEILAESKALENDMVIAELDLSLIPTSNGRRWMKARRPELYSLIAQRTGKEEETRKVRFRYE; encoded by the coding sequence GTGGTTGCGCTCAGTGATGGGACTGTTCACAAACATAGGAAACTGCATACCTTCATCAGCGCTCATATGGAAAGTGGTGGCTCCTACACCGTGTTCGATACCCCAGAGGGGGTACGGATTGGTATACTCATCTGCTACGACAACAATATCATCGAAAATGCTCGCATGACTTCTCTCCTAGGTGCAGAGATTTTGCTTGCTCCACACCAGACAGGAGGATGCAACTCCGCCAGCCCGAAGGGGATGAAAACAATTGATCCGCAACTCTGGGAAGAGCGAGAGACCAGGGAGGATGAGCTCTTGGCAGAATTTCAAGGTCCCAAGGGGCGAGGTTGGCTGATGCGCTGGCTCCCCTCTCGTGCCCATGACAATGGGATGTTCCTGCTCTTCAGCAATGGGGTGGGAAGGGACGACGATGAGGTGAGAACTGGGAATGCCATGATTCTCGACCCTTATGGAGAGATTCTGGCTGAATCAAAAGCATTGGAAAATGACATGGTAATCGCAGAGCTCGACCTCTCTCTCATACCTACCAGCAATGGAAGGAGATGGATGAAGGCAAGGAGACCTGAGCTCTACTCCCTCATTGCCCAAAGAACTGGCAAAGAAGAGGAAACACGAAAGGTAAGGTTTAGATACGAGTAA